The DNA segment AATGAACCTTATCGAGTATCCAGCTAACTTAATCTTATTAACCATAGTCTTGCTATGCTTTCCCTTATTAAGTTGTTAATGGCATTTGTATGATCCTTGTGGAGTTTTAGGTCTTATTACGATTGATAGACTTAATGTTTGTTTGCCTATCCTATCTGTTGGTAGGGCACTCTCTTGCTTGGTTTGTTTTGATTAACATAAGTTGGGTTAAAATGAAGTTAAATCCAGTTTTCCTGGAATTTTTATATCAGTCATTTATTATTTTAGGGCCGCTTAAAACATTGTAATTAATTACTTACAAAATGGACATCAACGTTAAAGGAATTACTAAAACGTACGGTCCGCAAAAAGCTTTGGACAATCTCTCGTTTAAAGTTAGGACCGGCGAAATCCTGGGTTTTCTTGGACCGAATGGCGCAGGAAAAACAACTACTATGAAAGCCATTACTTGTTTTATATCACCGAATGTCGGTGATATTACTGTGGGTGGTAAATCAGTTCTTGAAAACCCTGATGAAGTGAAAAAAAACATTGGTTATTTGCCCGAGAACAACCCGCTTTATTTAGACATGCCTGTTATGGATTATCTTCAGTTTATTGGAGAATTGCAGGGAGTTGCTAAATCGAAGCTTAGAGATAGGGTTAGGGAAATGGTGGCTAAATGTGGTCTCAATGACGAGAAACACAAAAAAATTGGGGAGTTATCCAAGGGATACCGACAGCGTGTAGGTTTGGCTCAAGCGCTTATTCATGATCCAGAAGTGCTTATTTTAGATGAGCCTACTACTGGTTTAGATCCCAACCAAATTATTGAAATTCGTGAGTTGATTAAAGAAATTGGACGCGAAAAGACAGTTATATTGAGTTCTCATATTCTGGCTGAAGTGGAAGCTACCTGTGACAGAGTTCTTATTATTAATAAGGGTAAAATTGTGGCTGATGGCAGTCCGTCAGAGCTTCGTCATAAGGCGCAGGGAAATGAAGTACTCAGAGTAGGTATTCAGGGAGGAACAAGTCAGGAGATTTATGATGCATTAAGTGCTTTAGCAGAAACTGCTGTGGTTTCTTTTGCTGATGATAGTAAAACCCTTTTTGAAGTTGAATCGCAGCAGGGACTCTCATCTTGTGAGTCAATATTCAAAGTTTGCGTTGATAAAGGTTGGTACTTAACCCAACTTACCCCGTTAGAGAAGAATCTTGAAGATATCTTCCGTGAATTAACTGGCGGAAATATTAACGTAACAGCCGATATGATTCGAGCGAATTAGCATATTTCTATTACGGTCATTACGTCAGGGAATTATTCATGGCATACCTAGAAAAGACTTTAGTATGGAGAAGTAACCAGGGATCAGGAGGATCATAAAGTGAGGTGTTCTCTTTTATCTATCTTTTGTAGAGCCAACGGACGATTCTCACGTATGCAATAAGCATAACTGACATGTTCTACCTGACCGTTTATGTGCTAGATATATAGAATTTATTTTACAATTATTAACCGGATAGATGGATCCCCGAACGAATGGGTTTATACTTCTTTGTGTTTATTTTTTATGCCATATAAATAGCTTCTCACACACGAGCTTGATGGATATGGATTGATATAGATGGCATATGGAAGTATGTGAATTAATGAATATGAAACGAGCCATGGGATTTATTTCACACACACAGGTGGATGATGAGTTATGGAGAGTTCCATCTGACCATTGGAAAATATAATTAAACAGATGAAACTGGTATGGCCAGGGCAAGTAATCGGGCACACAGGTGAATGATTGAAATTTGCAGTGGCTAGTGAAGTTTCGCTAATTTTTTAACAGATGAAACAGATATGGATTATCACCAAAAAGGAACTGAAGGGATATTTTGATTCCCTGATGGCCTACATTCTTATTGTGGTTTTTCTGGGTTTGAGTGGATTTTTCACTTGGCTTTATGGAAACAACGATGTGTTTTTTATTAATCGTGCCACCATGCAGCCCTTTTTTGGCATTGCATATTGGACACTCTTTATTTTTATTCCTGCACTCACAATGAAGCAGATTGCCGAAGAATATAAAACCGGAACGATTGAGTTAATGCTTACTAAGCCAGTATCTGACTGGCAAATAGTTACAGGTAAGTTTCTATCTACCTTTTTGCTTATTGTAGTTTCGTTGATATTAACCTTACCTTATTATATTTCAATCGCTTCCATTGGTCCTATTGATCATGGATCGGTCTGGACAGGTTATTTAGGATTGTTATTGATGAGTGCTGCTTATATCAGTCTGGGAATTTTTGCCAGTAGTATCACATCTAATCAAATAGTTGCCTTTTTGCTAGCTCTGATCATTGGTATATTCTTCCAGATTCTCTTTGGTATTATTGCTTCTGCATTTTCGGGTGTTGCAGGTGATTTTTTGTCGTATATGGATATGCGCTATCATTACCA comes from the Saccharicrinis fermentans DSM 9555 = JCM 21142 genome and includes:
- a CDS encoding ATP-binding cassette domain-containing protein, translated to MDINVKGITKTYGPQKALDNLSFKVRTGEILGFLGPNGAGKTTTMKAITCFISPNVGDITVGGKSVLENPDEVKKNIGYLPENNPLYLDMPVMDYLQFIGELQGVAKSKLRDRVREMVAKCGLNDEKHKKIGELSKGYRQRVGLAQALIHDPEVLILDEPTTGLDPNQIIEIRELIKEIGREKTVILSSHILAEVEATCDRVLIINKGKIVADGSPSELRHKAQGNEVLRVGIQGGTSQEIYDALSALAETAVVSFADDSKTLFEVESQQGLSSCESIFKVCVDKGWYLTQLTPLEKNLEDIFRELTGGNINVTADMIRAN
- a CDS encoding ABC transporter permease subunit, yielding MKQIWIITKKELKGYFDSLMAYILIVVFLGLSGFFTWLYGNNDVFFINRATMQPFFGIAYWTLFIFIPALTMKQIAEEYKTGTIELMLTKPVSDWQIVTGKFLSTFLLIVVSLILTLPYYISIASIGPIDHGSVWTGYLGLLLMSAAYISLGIFASSITSNQIVAFLLALIIGIFFQILFGIIASAFSGVAGDFLSYMDMRYHYQSITRGVVDSKNLIYFASIIMMGLMASELSLVKRNLN